The DNA sequence ATTCTCCCGACTCAAAGCTTGAGAGGAGGCGTAGCACTGCGAACACTATAGAAATTAGGGCAATGGATGCTCCTAGCTCAATGGTGGAAAGGGGATACGGCATTCCTCCAAATCCTAAGTCGGAGAGGGGAGTTAATGATCCTCCGAACCCCAAGCTGGAGAGAGGTGTTAGTGTTCCTCCTCGCACGAAGCTGAAAGGAGGCGTTGGTATACATCCTAATTCGAAGCTCGAGAGGGGAGTTAGTGTGCCTCCTAATACGAAACTAGAGAGGGGTGTTGCTATGTCTTCTCATGCACCAACTACAACAGTTGTAGATAGAGAGCACCATTGGACTCAGATCTCGCCAGCCCTCTATGCCACTCCTGAATCAACTCCACTTCCTGATTCCCCATCTTCATTTCCCCCATCACCTTACATTATTAATCACAAGCGACGGGGCCCACGGCTCATGAAGAGTTTCTCTGAATATGACGTTGCAACTTGGAAGAATAAATCTGATGAGATCAAGGTGGATAAGAATGAGAGTAGGGCTGAAAAAGGTGTACCAAGTGGATGTAAAGATGACTCTAGTATTCCTACAGAGGTTATCGATCCTGCCATGGATGACTATGCTAGTCGCTCTGGTACTGGAAATGCCATCCAGAAGAATCTAACTTGTGTCTTAAACGAAAAATATGGAAGCAGTAAAATAGCGAATAGTCCAGTGGGGAAAAATGGTGCGACTAAATCTGTCAACTTCAATTTGCAGCAGGATGGAGTGGTTGGTAGTCCAGTTGATCCACAGGAATCAGTGAGTCTTGAGACCGTTGGTGAAAGTGAGGGTAACGGTGGAGCTGAACGGTCATATCTGAGTCAGGCGACTCCAATCACAGAGTTCTATGATGCTTGGGAAGGTGCCTTCTTTTTACCCTTTactcttcatttttatttacctGACTATTAAGGTAAAATAGAGAATATCTCATTTTCACTGATTATGTCAGTTCGTGTTCATGTGGCATCTTTTCTTTACTTCAATTTAACAATACGTGAAGGCATTGTCACATAGATGATCTGTGAATTGAATTAGAACATgttattcattattatttaatagagGAAAGCTTATTTTCCCCCGATTCTGGTGTTAGTTCTGATGGGATTATGGGAGGGTTGAGTGAAAAATAGAGTTCTCTTTTTATTAGGAGTTATTAACTTTTAAATGACTGTTTCACTAACTTGGACTAATCTGTTTATGACTTGGATGTGTGTCGTGCCTTAGAATTGTCGTCTGAAAGTGGACACCAGCATCCACCACCTGATTTTGAAACAGAACTGCGAGAAATTAAACTGACTTTGCTGATGGAGATTGAAAAGAGGAAGGAAGCAGAGGAAAACCTAAATATTCTGCAAAGTCAATGGCAGAGGATCTGTGAACAATCGTCTCTTGTAGGACTGAATCTTCCTGCTGATCCAACCGCTTTGGGAGAGGGTGAAGAACCTGTTGATCCAGCAGCTGAGATATGCCAACAAGTTTATCTTACCCAATTCGTGTCTAATTCAATTGGTAGAGGAATTGCAAAGGCTGAAGTTGAGATGGAGATGGAAGCGCAGATAGAGCTAAAGAACTCTGAAATTGCTCGCTTGTTGGACAGGCTTCATTACTTTGAAGCTGTGAACCAAGAGATGTCTTATAGAAACCAAGAAGTCGTAGGTTAGTTTCTGAAGCCATACTATTTGCTGTGAGCTTAGGTTTTATTCTATTTCAGTTTTTATGCATATGCAGCCATAGCAATACCTGGTtatctaaattttgttattatgcAAAATGGAACTAACAGAACATAGAGAGACCCTAGATAAATTCTCTAGGACTTATTTTTGCCTTAAAGATGTCTTACATTTGATATTTGTATTCcctgttttgatttatttaccTATAGATATCCTTTAGGGGGTCTATCTTTCTAGCCTTCCATGCATAGAACTAAGTGCCACATTTAAGCCTAACCCTATTATACTTCATTGAGGACTCGAATTTTTGGTTTCCATTCTTTTTGAATAATTGTAACTGCTGGCCTTAGAGATCAAGGAAGAAAAAGCTTGCTATTTATATTGCACTTACTGATCATCGTATACCTGTTCCAAATAATCTCTAACACCTCATTAAGTCTCATGGTTTTGTGATGTATGTTAATGTTATTGAATTGGTTCTTAAATTGATAAGCTTGATAGTAAGTCCTGTTAATATGATGGTTTTGTTGATAGAATTAACTTAGTCGAGCACACTTCAATCTCTCAAGAAAgttattttttcctcttttcgGCATTGATATTAGTGAGATTCTCATCTCATCTCTCGTAACCTTGTGTAGAAACAGCAAGGCGCCTCAGGCAAAGAAGGAAAAGACGACAAAGATGGATCTGGGGTTCGATTTCTGCTGCATTGACGCTTGGATCGGGCGTCTTATTGTACTCTTACTTACACGGtggaaaggggtcatcttcccaAAGCTCAGCACAATCTTCGGAGACTGACCGTGGCTCAAACAAGTGAACTCCAAGAGGATATAGTGTAAGTCGAGGCCACACTAAAGGAATTATAGTAGtcataataatagaaaaaCAAGGGGTTAAACACCATCTTGTGAATACCAACTGCATTCTTCCTGTTTGTTGCGCAATCTCTGCTATTGCAGGTTTTATACATGTAATAAAAACATAGCTACTTAGTAGCTATACAGAAGCAATTAAAATGCCAAAGTATGCATCTTTTTTGAGTGTGTTCCATTGGAGAATGTTCATCATTTTCATGGCTAgtttttaaatcattattttaattgaagagaacATTTTCATGGGGCAGTCCTGAAAAATTCCTTGGGggttaacaaataaaattccCTTCCATTCAACACAGAATAATCTACAAGCAAAATGAAGCCAGAAATGATCTATATACACAAAAGAAACCATGCGTATGTGGAGCACATAAAAAGCTAGAAATTCAAATAAGTTGCAACAATCAAGTGCTCAAATGTGACATTGCGTGAGAGAAGAAGAGTACAAAGATTAGATGAACGTCAAGATAGTAATATGGGCCATAATTCTTGGAACCTACATAAattgcaaaaaagaaaagttctaTGCTGCCAGTGATCCTCATGCCATTATTTTGGCTGACCTTGCATAGAGGCTGTCAACAACCTTCTCCATGTTTGATATAGTCTCCAAAGTCGCTGGGTAGATAGCGTCAGTCTTGGGATCATCAAATATGATTAGGCATCCAGCTCCTTGGTCTAGAGTCCCTGCAAACTTCTTATCCAAAATCATCTGAGATAATTTCTTCTCAACTTGATGAGATGGCAATTCGATTAATTCAGCAATGTGGGCAATCTCCACTCTTGAGAATGGCTCGATCAATCTGCAAAGATTCTGCTCCTGCAGGGTGTCGTAGAGGGCGGAAAGGTGCCTGTGGACAATTGGGTCTTCATCCAACtcattcttgaaattttgcaGCGCAGTCTCAAAGAGCTTCAGAGAGCGCTTTGAGTGAGCATCAGCAATGGCCTTCATCGCATCTAGTTCTGGTCCTTTATATTGCAGACCAACCTTGGGCGATGATATAATTCCGGCCACATCCTCAGCCTGGTTCACCATAATTTTGCACAGAAGCATGTACTTAAGGCCGTAAATTGCCTGGGGATCTCCAAGAGTGTTGAAAGCTTCAAATGCTTCAAAGAAGTAGCTGTATGCCGTTTTGTAGTCCTTCTCTTCCGCATGGAGAATTCCACTCTGCAAATCTATGGTTCCCTGCTGCGCTGGGGGCACATACACCGCATTTGCTGCTGTTCTTGCTGCAGTGAGTGCAGCCTTGGCTTTGGGCAGGTTTCTCAAAGCAAAATGGAGTTTGCTCTCAAGCAAGTCGATCTCCACAAGCAGCAGCTTGTCATCTAACCTTCTAACCTCCTTAATGAGACCTGAAAGGAGATTCAGTGCTTCCGAGTATTCCTTACTTTCCATCAGAAGAGCTGCAAGCCTAGCCTCAATTCTTTGACGGAGAAAAGTTCGCTTTTCAGCCCTTGTCCATTGCACTATCTCCTTGCAGAGAGATATTTGGAGATCAGAGGTCCCAGGAATTTTAGCCACTGAATCAATAATACCACGAACGAGCTTTGCAGTTTTCGCCTTTGGGATCAAGGAAAAGAAAGGCCGCAATTTAGTCAGCAGGCTCTGCAGTTCCTCTGCTCGCCCAACTTCCCTCAGCCGATCTGATAGGTCGGTAATAGCCAATTCTTTGATCTTTAAGGCttccgaagaagatgaaggatCTTCAAGGATCCCATAAAGGAGAGGGATAGCCTCAGCCGCAGTTTTCTCTTTAGCAGCACTAATCGAATCCTCAGTTGCAGGAACATGTTGAGATGACATAGTTATTCCTTTCAGATGGGAGGTTTCTGCCACCAGATTTAAACTCATAGTTACCAACAAAGCCACCACTAAATTTCCAACAACTAAATGAAACTCATTGTTCAATGAGACTCCAATGCTAAACAAAAAATCAGAAACAATAACAATCTAGTTTAGCagcaaatcaaattaaattcaacatAAAGGCGGTGGAGCATTCTCTCACGGTTAGTCAAATTACTGCTTCAAGcaatcaaacttcaatttcaCAGATACATCCCCCAAATATATCAATCAAGTTATATAATTTCACAATTCCAAGCAGGGAATTAGGGCAAGGTAAACGAAACAGAAACTGAAAATCACGAATCCGTAACACACACGCAGAACACAGAGATAAATAAGAGCACAATTCAATAATCACAAAGTCGAAATGGTAAACGAGCAACACTTACCAGTAACTCTCAGATCAAATCCAGCTCCGGCGCCGACGCgaggagagaaagaaaatgagaagcTCGAAAACTGATATTCCGATAAATAATTCGAAATAAATCAAACCATTTCTTGTCGAGAGGGGCAACCCCTGATTTTGGATCGTGCATATTTCGGCCCAGGcccattaaaattttaatgggCCAAATGATATGTGGAATGCCGGGAAtagacctgcccaaggtttatcGAACCGGTTGGTTAAAATCGAAACTGTAATcgccggttacggtttcgaaccgaaaccgtgagaatttatCCGAACCGTAACGTGAGAATTTATCTGAACCAAAACCAttgatttttgaaccgtgattcggttcaggttcaaaaattttcgaacTGAAACCGTGCCAGAACCGCCAATTCCGGGTAGTTTCAAACCAGAACCGCGAAAAATCGCCAGAAAAACGTGAAACCAAGCCGGAACCGCAAAAGACCGGCGGTTCAGAACCGCGAAATACCGTCGGTTCGGAACCAAAACCAGCGATTTTGGAACTGGAACTGTGGGCACCTCTAGCCGAGAATGCCTTTCGTCGAAACGACATTGGTGCATGCTCTCGACTTCAAATTTGTTGACTAGCGATAGAAtgtgtatcaaattttgacTATGAACGGGAAGAAGgcctaaaatagtaaaatgaaaggaaaaaaaattctcatttCTAGATGACCGATGACAAAGTATGGcataacaataaattaaattataaataaataagtgcATTCTGCCGGTTAAATCCAAGTATGGTACCTGTTTCTCTAGCACCAAGGACTACGCTAATTTCAGTGTTTGAGCTATGACCACTTTGCTCGTTGGCTATGAAGGCCTTGAGCCACCCGAACGGGTGTTAACAAAAATGAACCAGGGTTTTGAACCCGGCCGAGTGGGAGCCAAGCACTCAAACCACCCAACCAAGTAAGGAAGTGGCAGAGTTAGAAAGGCCGATCCAGGTCTTGGGTTCATGTGCAATGATTCACATCATTAATTTGGTATCAAGAGTTATtgattcttctttttataaGTGATTGGATAAACCTTTTCTTTGTTACTCcttccgttttttaaaaatagcaactatttcctttttagttcgtttcttaaaataaaaataacaactttcaaacttccatttttggaaatctTTACACCTTTATACACATCCGTAATAAAGTGGACatcataatccactaacattaattctattactttattctcttcctctctcttattttaccattttttttctccccctctcttacttttttcaaattttgcatTAGAACTCGTGCTGTATTAAATGTccctatttttaagaaattgaggTGGTATGATTTGTGCATATGTTCATGTCATTATTGTATATAGCTATTGGATTGagctaaaatattaaacatatattcttgggtatattattattatatctaCAAATTTTCATCCAAGCATTCCACTGTCTGATAGGTCCACGTTGCCTT is a window from the Salvia hispanica cultivar TCC Black 2014 chromosome 1, UniMelb_Shisp_WGS_1.0, whole genome shotgun sequence genome containing:
- the LOC125201674 gene encoding uncharacterized protein LOC125201674 isoform X2, giving the protein MPTITAIALDRLIEPGAAKSMVQARNSPDSKLERRRSTANTIEIRAMDAPSSMVERGYGIPPNPKSERGVNDPPNPKLERGVSVPPRTKLKGGVGIHPNSKLERGVSVPPNTKLERGVAMSSHAPTTTVVDREHHWTQISPALYATPESTPLPDSPSSFPPSPYIINHKRRGPRLMKSFSEYDVATWKNKSDEIKVDKNESRAEKGVPSGCKDDSSIPTEVIDPAMDDYASRSGTGNAIQKNLTCVLNEKYGSSKIANSPVGKNGATKSVNFNLQQDGVVGSPVDPQESVSLETVGESEGNGGAERSYLSQATPITEFYDAWEELSSESGHQHPPPDFETELREIKLTLLMEIEKRKEAEENLNILQSQWQRICEQSSLVGLNLPADPTALGEGEEPVDPAAEICQQVYLTQFVSNSIGRGIAKAEVEMEMEAQIELKNSEIARLLDRLHYFEAVNQEMSYRNQEVVARRLRQRRKRRQRWIWGSISAALTLGSGVLLYSYLHGGKGSSSQSSAQSSETDRGSNK
- the LOC125201674 gene encoding uncharacterized protein LOC125201674 isoform X1; the protein is MPTITAIALDRLIEPGAAKSMVQARNSPDSKLERRRSTANTIEIRAMDAPSSMVERGYGIPPNPKSERGVNDPPNPKLERGVSVPPRTKLKGGVGIHPNSKLERGVSVPPNTKLERGVAMSSHAPTTTVVDREHHWTQISPALYATPESTPLPDSPSSFPPSPYIINHKRRGPRLMKSFSEYDVATWKNKSDEIKVDKNESRAEKGVPSGCKDDSSIPTEVIDPAMDDYASRSGTGNAIQKNLTCVLNEKYGSSKIANSPVGKNGATKSVNFNLQQDGVVGSPVDPQESVSLETVGESEGNGGAERSYLSQATPITEFYDAWEELSSESGHQHPPPDFETELREIKLTLLMEIEKRKEAEENLNILQSQWQRICEQSSLVGLNLPADPTALGEGEEPVDPAAEICQQVYLTQFVSNSIGRGIAKAEVEMEMEAQIELKNSEIARLLDRLHYFEAVNQEMSYRNQEVVETARRLRQRRKRRQRWIWGSISAALTLGSGVLLYSYLHGGKGSSSQSSAQSSETDRGSNK
- the LOC125201816 gene encoding 26S proteasome non-ATPase regulatory subunit 11 homolog produces the protein MSSQHVPATEDSISAAKEKTAAEAIPLLYGILEDPSSSSEALKIKELAITDLSDRLREVGRAEELQSLLTKLRPFFSLIPKAKTAKLVRGIIDSVAKIPGTSDLQISLCKEIVQWTRAEKRTFLRQRIEARLAALLMESKEYSEALNLLSGLIKEVRRLDDKLLLVEIDLLESKLHFALRNLPKAKAALTAARTAANAVYVPPAQQGTIDLQSGILHAEEKDYKTAYSYFFEAFEAFNTLGDPQAIYGLKYMLLCKIMVNQAEDVAGIISSPKVGLQYKGPELDAMKAIADAHSKRSLKLFETALQNFKNELDEDPIVHRHLSALYDTLQEQNLCRLIEPFSRVEIAHIAELIELPSHQVEKKLSQMILDKKFAGTLDQGAGCLIIFDDPKTDAIYPATLETISNMEKVVDSLYARSAKIMA